The following are encoded together in the Streptococcus oralis genome:
- the gpsB gene encoding cell division regulator GpsB produces MASIIFSAKDIFEQEFGREVRGYSKAEVDEFLDDVIKDYETYAALVKSLRQEIADLKEELSHKPQVAPTQPDSIEVTASTSMTNFDILKRLNRLEKEVFGKQILDNQDL; encoded by the coding sequence ATGGCAAGTATTATATTTTCAGCGAAAGATATTTTTGAACAAGAATTTGGACGTGAAGTACGTGGATATAGCAAAGCAGAGGTAGATGAATTCCTAGACGATGTGATTAAGGACTATGAAACCTACGCAGCTTTGGTCAAATCCCTTCGTCAAGAGATTGCTGATTTGAAGGAAGAATTATCTCATAAACCACAGGTAGCTCCAACTCAACCAGACTCTATTGAAGTAACAGCTTCTACCTCAATGACAAACTTTGATATTTTGAAACGCTTAAATCGTCTCGAAAAAGAAGTATTTGGTAAGCAAATCTTAGACAACCAAGATTTATAA
- the pbp1a gene encoding penicillin-binding protein PBP1A, with amino-acid sequence MNKQTFLRIAKYVSISLLTVFIAAVMLGGGLFLYYVSKAPELSESKLVATTSSKIYDSNDELIADLGSERRVNAQANEIPTDLVNAIVSIEDHRFFNHRGIDTIRILGATLRNLRGGGGLQGASTLTQQLIKLTYFSTSTSDQTLSRKAQEAWLAVQLEQKATKQEILTYYINKVYMSNGNYGMQTAAQSYYGKDLKDLSIPQLALLAGMPQAPNQYDPYSHPEAAQERRNLVLSEMKGQGYISAEQYEKAINTPITDGLQSLKSANSYPPYMDNYLKEVIDQVEQETGYNLLTTGMDVYTNVDPKVQQHLWDIYNTDEYVNYPDDEMQVASTIVDVTNGKVIAQLGSRHQSSNVSFGINQAVETNRDWGSTMKPITDYAPALEYDIYDSTASIVHDVPYNYPGTDTPVYNWDRSYFGNITIQYALQQSRNVTAVETLNKVGLDRAKTFLNGIGIDYPDMHYANAISSNTTESNKKYGASSEKMAAAYAAFANGGIYHKPMYINKIVFSDGSSKEYADPGTRAMKETTAYMMTEMMKTVLAYGTGRGAYLPWLPQAGKTGTSNYTDDEIENYIKNTGYVAPDEMFVGYTRKYSMAVWTGYSNRLTPIVGDGFYVAAKVYRSMMTYLSEDNNPGDWTMPEGLYRSGEFVFKNGARSAWTAPAPQQAPTPESSSSTSESSTSQSSSTTPSTNNSANNNTNNQQPNTTPGQQNQNQNQNPQPAQP; translated from the coding sequence ATGAACAAACAAACTTTTCTGCGAATAGCTAAGTATGTCAGCATCAGTCTCTTAACTGTATTTATCGCAGCTGTAATGCTTGGTGGAGGTCTCTTCCTCTACTATGTTAGCAAGGCTCCAGAACTTTCTGAAAGTAAACTAGTTGCTACAACGTCAAGTAAGATCTATGATAGCAATGACGAGCTTATTGCTGATCTTGGATCGGAACGTCGAGTCAATGCCCAAGCAAACGAAATACCGACCGATTTGGTCAACGCTATTGTTTCGATTGAGGACCATCGCTTCTTTAATCACCGAGGAATCGACACAATCCGTATCCTAGGTGCTACCCTACGAAACCTTCGTGGTGGTGGAGGTCTGCAAGGAGCTTCCACCTTGACGCAGCAGTTGATTAAGTTAACTTATTTCTCTACGTCAACTTCTGATCAAACCCTTTCTCGTAAGGCCCAGGAAGCTTGGTTAGCCGTTCAGCTAGAACAAAAAGCGACTAAACAAGAGATCTTGACCTACTACATCAACAAGGTTTACATGTCAAACGGGAACTACGGAATGCAGACAGCTGCCCAAAGTTACTATGGCAAGGATCTCAAAGATCTAAGTATTCCTCAATTGGCTCTCCTTGCTGGTATGCCTCAGGCTCCAAACCAGTATGATCCATACTCGCATCCAGAAGCTGCTCAAGAACGTCGTAATCTCGTCCTCTCTGAGATGAAGGGGCAAGGTTACATTTCAGCTGAGCAATATGAAAAAGCGATTAATACTCCGATTACAGATGGACTTCAAAGTCTAAAATCAGCTAATAGTTATCCTCCATACATGGACAACTATCTCAAAGAGGTAATCGATCAAGTCGAACAAGAAACAGGCTACAATCTCTTAACGACTGGTATGGACGTCTACACCAACGTTGATCCTAAAGTTCAACAACATCTCTGGGATATCTACAATACCGACGAGTATGTCAACTATCCTGATGATGAAATGCAAGTGGCTTCAACAATCGTGGATGTGACAAACGGGAAAGTTATTGCTCAGTTAGGTTCTCGTCACCAATCAAGCAATGTTTCCTTCGGAATCAACCAAGCTGTTGAAACCAACCGTGACTGGGGTTCTACCATGAAGCCAATCACAGACTATGCTCCTGCCTTAGAGTATGACATCTACGACTCAACTGCTTCGATTGTACATGATGTTCCATACAACTATCCTGGTACAGATACCCCTGTTTACAACTGGGATAGAAGTTATTTTGGAAACATCACCATCCAATATGCGCTCCAACAATCACGGAACGTTACAGCTGTAGAAACCTTGAACAAAGTTGGTTTGGACAGAGCCAAGACCTTCCTAAATGGAATCGGTATTGACTATCCCGATATGCACTATGCCAACGCGATTTCAAGTAATACAACTGAGTCAAACAAAAAGTACGGAGCAAGTAGTGAGAAAATGGCTGCTGCTTACGCTGCTTTTGCTAACGGTGGTATCTACCATAAACCAATGTATATCAACAAAATCGTCTTTAGCGATGGTAGCTCAAAAGAATACGCTGATCCTGGTACTCGTGCCATGAAAGAGACGACCGCCTATATGATGACAGAAATGATGAAGACTGTCTTAGCATACGGAACTGGTCGTGGTGCTTATCTCCCTTGGCTACCTCAAGCTGGTAAGACTGGTACATCAAACTATACAGATGATGAAATTGAAAACTACATCAAAAATACTGGTTATGTAGCTCCAGACGAAATGTTTGTTGGTTATACTCGCAAATATTCAATGGCGGTATGGACAGGTTACTCAAACCGCCTTACTCCTATCGTTGGTGATGGCTTCTATGTTGCAGCTAAGGTTTACCGTTCAATGATGACTTATCTGTCTGAGGATAACAACCCTGGCGACTGGACTATGCCAGAAGGCCTCTATCGAAGTGGTGAGTTCGTCTTTAAAAACGGTGCTCGTTCTGCATGGACTGCCCCTGCTCCGCAACAAGCCCCAACACCTGAAAGTTCGAGCTCGACATCAGAAAGTTCAACTTCACAGTCAAGCTCAACTACTCCAAGCACGAATAATAGTGCAAACAATAATACCAATAACCAGCAACCAAATACAACGCCTGGTCAACAAAACCAGAATCAAAATCAGAATCCTCAACCAGCACAACCATAA
- a CDS encoding THUMP domain-containing class I SAM-dependent RNA methyltransferase has translation MKEQFNLIATAAAGLEAAVGREVRDLGYDCQVENGRVRFQGDVKAIIETNLWLRAADRIKIVVGSFPAKTFEELFQGVFALDWENYLPLGARFPISKAKCVKSKLHNEPSVQAISKKAVVKKLQKHYARPEGVPLMETGPEFKIEVSILKDVATVMIDTTGSSLFKRGYRTEKGGAPIKENMAAAILQLSNWYPDKPLIDPTCGSGTFCIEAAMIARKMAPGLRRSFAFEEWNWVSDRLIQEVRTEAAKKMDRELELDIMGCDIDARMVEIAKANAQAAGVAGDITFKQMRVQDLRTDKINGVIISNPPYGERLSDDAGVTKLYAEMGQVFAPLKTWSKFILTSDEAFESKYGSPADKKRKLYNGTLKVDLYQYFGQRVKRQEVK, from the coding sequence ATGAAAGAACAATTTAATTTAATCGCAACTGCTGCGGCGGGTCTTGAGGCTGCCGTTGGACGTGAGGTGCGAGACCTTGGTTATGATTGCCAGGTTGAAAATGGGCGTGTTCGCTTTCAAGGAGATGTGAAGGCAATCATCGAGACCAACCTTTGGCTTCGCGCAGCGGACCGCATTAAGATTGTAGTCGGAAGTTTTCCAGCTAAGACTTTTGAAGAGCTTTTTCAAGGTGTTTTTGCTCTAGATTGGGAAAACTATCTCCCTCTAGGAGCACGTTTCCCGATATCAAAGGCAAAATGTGTCAAGTCTAAACTCCACAACGAGCCCAGTGTTCAGGCTATTTCCAAGAAGGCTGTTGTGAAGAAATTACAAAAACACTATGCCCGTCCAGAAGGAGTTCCCTTGATGGAAACTGGTCCCGAGTTTAAGATAGAGGTATCTATCCTGAAAGATGTGGCAACTGTCATGATTGATACGACAGGTTCTAGCCTTTTTAAACGTGGTTATCGTACTGAAAAGGGTGGGGCGCCGATCAAGGAAAATATGGCAGCGGCCATTTTACAACTCTCTAACTGGTATCCAGACAAGCCCTTGATTGATCCGACCTGCGGGTCAGGAACTTTCTGTATCGAGGCGGCTATGATTGCCAGAAAGATGGCTCCAGGCCTTCGCCGTTCCTTTGCTTTTGAGGAATGGAACTGGGTCAGCGATCGGTTAATCCAAGAAGTTCGCACAGAGGCGGCTAAGAAAATGGATCGTGAACTTGAGCTGGACATTATGGGCTGTGATATTGATGCTCGCATGGTGGAGATTGCCAAGGCAAATGCCCAAGCAGCAGGCGTCGCAGGTGATATCACCTTTAAGCAAATGCGGGTACAGGACTTGCGTACAGACAAGATTAATGGCGTTATCATTTCCAATCCACCATATGGGGAACGCTTGTCTGATGATGCAGGAGTTACCAAGCTCTATGCTGAGATGGGACAAGTCTTTGCACCACTGAAAACGTGGAGTAAGTTTATCCTGACGAGTGACGAAGCTTTTGAAAGCAAGTACGGAAGTCCAGCTGATAAAAAGCGAAAACTCTATAACGGGACCTTAAAAGTGGATTTGTATCAATACTTTGGTCAGCGTGTCAAACGCCAAGAGGTAAAATAG
- the recU gene encoding Holliday junction resolvase RecU, translating into MVNYPHKISSQKRQAPLSQTKNFANRGMSFEKMINATNDYYLSHGLAVIHKKPTPIQIVRVDYPQRSRAKIVEAYFRQASTTDYSGVYDGYYIDFEAKETRQKHAIPMKNFHPHQIQHMEQVLAQQGICFVLLHFSSQQETYLLPAIDLIRFYHQDKGQKSMPLGYIRENGYRIEPGAFPQIPYLDIIKEHLLGGKTR; encoded by the coding sequence ATGGTCAACTATCCACATAAAATTTCATCTCAAAAGAGGCAAGCACCCCTGTCACAAACTAAAAATTTCGCAAATCGGGGAATGTCTTTTGAAAAGATGATCAATGCTACGAACGACTACTATTTGTCGCATGGGTTAGCTGTTATTCACAAGAAACCGACTCCCATCCAAATTGTACGTGTTGATTATCCCCAACGAAGTCGTGCCAAGATTGTTGAAGCCTACTTTAGACAAGCCTCAACTACTGACTATTCAGGGGTTTATGATGGATACTACATCGACTTTGAAGCAAAGGAAACCAGGCAAAAACATGCGATACCGATGAAGAATTTTCATCCCCATCAGATCCAGCATATGGAACAAGTCCTTGCCCAGCAAGGAATCTGCTTTGTACTCCTTCACTTTTCTTCTCAGCAAGAAACCTACTTATTACCGGCTATTGACCTCATCCGTTTCTATCATCAAGATAAGGGACAGAAGTCAATGCCACTTGGATATATTCGAGAAAATGGATATAGGATTGAGCCTGGTGCCTTTCCTCAAATTCCCTACCTCGACATTATCAAAGAACATTTACTAGGTGGTAAAACAAGATGA
- the gndA gene encoding NADP-dependent phosphogluconate dehydrogenase, with protein sequence MTKANFGVVGMAVMGRNLALNIESRGYTVAIYNRSKEKTEDVIACHPEKNFVPSYDVESFVNSIEKPRRIMLMVQAGPGTDATIQALLPHLDKGDILIDGGNTFYKDTIRRNEELANSGINFIGTGVSGGEKGALEGPSIMPGGQKEAYELVADVLEEISAKAPEDGKPCVTYIGPDGAGHYVKMVHNGIEYGDMQLIAESYDLMQHLLGLSAEDMAEIFTEWNKGELDSYLIEITADILSRKDDEGQDGPIVDYILDAAGNKGTGKWTSQSALDLGVPLSLITESVFARYISTYKEERVHASKVLPKPATFKFEGDKAELIEKIRQALYFSKIISYAQGFAQLRVASKENNWNLPFADIASIWRDGCIIRSRFLQKITDAYNRDADLANLLLDEYFLDVTAKYQQAVRDIVALAVQAGVPVPTFSAAITYFDSYRSADLPANLIQAQRDYFGAHTYQRKDKEGTFHYSWYDEK encoded by the coding sequence ATGACAAAAGCTAACTTTGGTGTCGTAGGTATGGCCGTAATGGGTCGTAACCTTGCCCTAAATATCGAATCTCGTGGTTATACAGTTGCCATTTACAACCGTAGTAAAGAAAAAACAGAAGATGTAATTGCCTGTCATCCTGAAAAGAACTTTGTGCCAAGCTATGACGTGGAAAGCTTTGTAAACTCAATCGAAAAACCTCGTCGTATCATGCTCATGGTTCAAGCTGGACCTGGTACAGACGCAACTATCCAAGCTCTTCTTCCCCACCTTGACAAGGGTGATATCTTGATTGATGGAGGAAACACTTTCTACAAAGATACTATCCGTCGTAATGAAGAACTAGCAAACTCAGGTATCAACTTTATCGGTACTGGAGTTTCTGGTGGTGAAAAAGGTGCCCTTGAAGGTCCTTCTATCATGCCTGGTGGACAAAAAGAAGCCTACGAATTGGTTGCTGATGTTCTTGAAGAAATCTCAGCTAAAGCACCAGAAGATGGCAAACCATGTGTGACTTACATCGGTCCTGATGGAGCTGGTCACTATGTGAAAATGGTCCACAACGGTATCGAGTATGGTGATATGCAATTGATCGCAGAAAGCTATGACCTCATGCAACACTTGCTTGGCCTTTCTGCAGAAGACATGGCTGAAATCTTTACTGAGTGGAACAAGGGTGAATTGGACAGCTACTTGATCGAAATCACAGCTGATATCTTGAGCCGTAAAGACGATGAAGGTCAAGATGGCCCAATCGTAGACTACATCCTTGATGCTGCAGGTAACAAGGGAACTGGTAAATGGACTAGCCAATCAGCACTTGACCTTGGTGTGCCATTGTCACTCATCACTGAGTCAGTCTTTGCCCGCTACATCTCCACATACAAAGAAGAGCGTGTACATGCTAGCAAGGTCCTTCCAAAACCAGCTACTTTCAAATTTGAAGGTGACAAGGCTGAGTTGATCGAAAAGATTCGTCAAGCCCTTTACTTCTCAAAAATCATTTCATACGCACAAGGTTTTGCCCAATTGCGTGTGGCTTCTAAAGAAAATAACTGGAACTTGCCATTTGCGGATATCGCATCTATCTGGCGTGATGGCTGTATCATCCGTTCTCGTTTCTTGCAAAAGATCACAGATGCTTACAACCGCGATGCTGATCTTGCAAACCTTCTCTTGGATGAGTACTTCTTGGATGTTACTGCCAAGTACCAACAAGCAGTGCGTGATATCGTAGCTCTTGCTGTTCAAGCTGGTGTACCAGTGCCAACTTTCTCAGCAGCTATTACTTACTTTGATAGCTACCGTTCAGCTGACCTTCCTGCTAACTTGATCCAAGCGCAACGTGACTACTTTGGTGCCCACACTTACCAACGTAAAGACAAAGAAGGAACATTCCACTACTCTTGGTATGACGAAAAATAA
- the mapZ gene encoding cell division site-positioning protein MapZ translates to MSKKRRDRHKKGHQEPQFDFDEAKDLTVGQVIRKNEEVEAGVLPEDSILDKYIKQHREEIEADKFETRQFKKEELASTQNLEEMIQEVRESSETSDQVDDSDLVAEESIEEIGNEETTQFVPPLQDEENAEIEPLVLTETEPKEINEEQEEEAYTPLSRSAQTEPETGSKKKGVIIIASVVAAILVLAGTYYVYRQVSRSNQEIQSSQAASSDDQGTQTALKDFNDLYDTFYTDANKTALKNSQFDKLSQLKTLLDKLEGSRDYTLAKSRYDSLATQIKAIQDVNALFESPAITDGVLDTNAKAKADAKFTEIKTGNTELDKLLDKAISLGKSQQTSASSSSSSSSTSQASSSSATESNSSSTTPSTSTTAPARDTNGGLSGDGVNLQRSASRVPYNQSAVDDSNNPAWTFADGVLEQVLATSRARGYITGNQYILERVNIVNGNGYYNLYKPDGTYLFTLNCKTGYFVGNGSGHADDLDY, encoded by the coding sequence ATGAGTAAGAAAAGACGTGATCGTCATAAAAAAGGACATCAAGAACCACAATTCGACTTTGACGAAGCAAAAGACTTGACTGTTGGTCAAGTCATTCGTAAGAATGAAGAGGTTGAAGCAGGAGTATTGCCTGAGGACAGTATCTTAGACAAATACATCAAACAACACCGTGAAGAAATCGAAGCCGACAAGTTTGAAACTCGTCAGTTTAAAAAAGAAGAACTGGCTTCTACTCAAAACCTAGAGGAAATGATCCAAGAAGTGCGAGAATCTAGTGAGACTTCTGATCAGGTAGACGATTCAGACCTGGTTGCTGAGGAATCTATTGAAGAGATAGGAAATGAAGAGACTACTCAGTTTGTTCCACCACTTCAAGATGAAGAAAATGCTGAAATAGAGCCTCTCGTTTTAACAGAAACAGAGCCCAAGGAAATAAACGAGGAACAAGAAGAGGAGGCCTATACACCTCTATCACGTTCGGCTCAAACAGAACCTGAAACAGGCTCTAAGAAGAAAGGTGTCATCATCATTGCTTCTGTAGTAGCTGCAATCCTTGTGCTTGCTGGAACATATTATGTCTACCGTCAAGTATCTCGTTCAAACCAAGAGATCCAGTCTTCTCAAGCAGCCTCTTCGGATGATCAAGGGACACAAACAGCTTTGAAAGACTTCAATGATCTCTATGATACTTTCTATACAGATGCTAATAAGACTGCTCTGAAAAACAGCCAGTTTGATAAATTGAGCCAACTGAAAACCTTGCTAGATAAGTTAGAAGGTAGCCGTGATTATACACTAGCTAAGTCAAGATATGATAGCCTAGCAACTCAAATCAAGGCCATTCAAGATGTCAATGCCCTCTTTGAAAGCCCAGCAATCACTGACGGTGTCTTGGATACCAATGCGAAAGCCAAAGCAGACGCTAAATTTACAGAAATCAAGACAGGGAACACAGAACTAGACAAACTCTTGGATAAGGCCATTAGTCTTGGCAAGAGCCAACAAACCAGTGCTTCCAGCTCAAGTTCGAGCTCTAGCACGAGTCAAGCAAGCTCAAGTTCAGCTACAGAAAGCAATTCAAGTAGTACGACACCTTCAACAAGCACTACGGCACCAGCTAGAGATACGAATGGTGGTTTGTCTGGCGATGGGGTTAATCTTCAAAGAAGTGCTAGTCGTGTACCTTACAACCAATCAGCTGTAGATGATAGCAACAACCCTGCTTGGACCTTTGCGGATGGTGTATTGGAACAAGTCCTAGCAACATCACGTGCTCGTGGCTATATCACTGGCAATCAATATATCCTAGAACGTGTCAATATCGTAAACGGAAATGGTTATTACAACCTCTATAAACCAGATGGAACCTATCTCTTCACCCTCAACTGTAAGACTGGTTACTTTGTAGGGAATGGTTCTGGTCATGCGGATGACTTGGACTACTAG
- a CDS encoding DUF1273 domain-containing protein: protein MTSALILGYSAFDLGLFNDKDIRVDIIKTAIRRDLERLVEDGVTWLVFTGTLGFEYWALQVAKDMKADYGFQLATIFDFETHGSNWNEANQAKLSEFKQVDFVKYAYPQYEHKGQLRDYQKFLLENTDTCYLFYDEENETKLRYFYQMMKNQADYVTRRLTFEDLNEIVENFSEK from the coding sequence ATGACATCAGCCTTGATTTTAGGCTATTCAGCCTTCGACCTTGGTCTCTTTAATGACAAGGATATTCGCGTTGATATTATCAAAACAGCCATTCGGAGAGACCTGGAACGTTTAGTAGAGGATGGGGTGACCTGGCTTGTCTTTACAGGGACTTTGGGCTTTGAGTACTGGGCGCTTCAGGTAGCGAAAGACATGAAAGCAGACTATGGATTTCAGCTGGCGACCATTTTTGATTTTGAAACCCATGGCAGTAATTGGAATGAAGCAAATCAAGCCAAATTGAGTGAGTTCAAGCAGGTTGATTTTGTCAAATACGCCTATCCACAATATGAGCACAAGGGACAATTACGCGATTATCAAAAATTTCTGCTGGAAAATACAGATACTTGTTACCTTTTTTACGACGAAGAAAACGAAACCAAGTTACGATATTTTTACCAAATGATGAAAAATCAAGCGGACTATGTTACAAGAAGATTAACATTTGAGGACTTGAATGAAATAGTCGAAAATTTTTCTGAAAAGTAA